The proteins below are encoded in one region of Pseudomonas putida S13.1.2:
- a CDS encoding tripartite tricarboxylate transporter permease — protein MDALFDQVLIAVLMGVIGAVVFAAIGLISGSDETTTLAPLTLLVVLLGVPAAGVFTFFLAGAVAKHMTHAVPTALLGIPGDTMATPLMREANFLRNLGVPHIALRKMISGAVIAALVAVPLAVLFAVLLAPFGDAIKQAAPWVFLAAATTIAYFSAGRWASVLALLPFVLVIIALQTLTGQHGVKLSVSYFLGIAIGPLIAALFAMLAPAERARMKRSERRTFALSPDVKGWGGWFPNPLKVLDRRQAGWTLATATVSSATFVFSPVAMTVILGEVVGSRIKHAYHRLTTVISVRNGVTESTYIAEALIPLIAFGLPLSPVAAGPAAPLFNAPPRFTVDSASGQVNNLHNLLSAGEFLAFGMLAVVIAILIAYPFSMNFAHRAASFVSRRISHEAVIATFVGLILVIGLWEGGLLGLLVILTVGLLGGFLYRFIGFNIGVQFMGYYTAVLSVPAIVALFG, from the coding sequence ATGGACGCCCTGTTCGACCAGGTTCTGATAGCCGTGCTGATGGGCGTGATCGGTGCCGTGGTGTTTGCTGCCATCGGCCTGATCTCCGGCAGCGACGAAACCACCACCCTGGCGCCCCTGACCTTGCTGGTGGTACTGCTGGGCGTGCCCGCTGCCGGGGTATTCACCTTCTTCCTTGCCGGCGCGGTGGCCAAGCACATGACCCACGCGGTACCCACGGCGTTGCTCGGCATCCCCGGTGACACCATGGCTACCCCACTGATGCGCGAAGCGAACTTCCTGCGCAACCTTGGCGTGCCGCATATTGCCCTGCGCAAGATGATCTCCGGCGCGGTGATCGCCGCCCTGGTGGCAGTCCCGCTGGCGGTGCTGTTCGCAGTGCTGCTGGCGCCCTTCGGGGATGCGATCAAACAGGCGGCGCCCTGGGTGTTCCTTGCCGCCGCCACCACCATTGCCTACTTCTCGGCCGGCCGCTGGGCCTCGGTGCTGGCGCTGCTGCCCTTCGTGCTGGTGATCATTGCCTTGCAGACCCTCACCGGCCAGCACGGCGTCAAACTCAGCGTCAGCTACTTTCTGGGCATCGCCATCGGCCCGCTGATCGCCGCCCTGTTCGCCATGCTCGCCCCGGCAGAGCGGGCGCGGATGAAGCGCAGCGAGCGACGCACCTTTGCCCTGTCGCCAGACGTCAAGGGCTGGGGTGGATGGTTCCCCAACCCGTTGAAGGTACTGGACCGCCGCCAGGCCGGCTGGACCCTGGCCACCGCCACCGTGTCCAGTGCCACTTTCGTGTTCAGCCCGGTGGCGATGACGGTGATCCTCGGTGAAGTGGTGGGTTCGCGCATCAAGCACGCTTATCACCGCCTGACCACGGTCATCAGCGTGCGCAATGGTGTTACCGAGTCCACCTACATTGCCGAGGCGCTGATCCCGCTGATCGCCTTTGGCCTGCCGCTCAGCCCGGTAGCCGCCGGGCCGGCCGCACCGCTGTTCAACGCCCCGCCACGCTTCACCGTGGACAGCGCCAGCGGGCAGGTGAACAACCTGCACAACCTGCTAAGCGCAGGCGAATTCCTCGCCTTCGGCATGCTGGCGGTCGTGATCGCCATCCTGATCGCCTACCCCTTCTCGATGAACTTCGCCCACCGCGCTGCCTCGTTCGTTTCGCGGCGAATCAGCCACGAGGCGGTAATCGCCACCTTCGTCGGCCTGATCTTGGTGATCGGCCTGTGGGAAGGCGGCCTGCTGGGCCTGCTGGTGATCCTCACAGTCGGCCTGCTGGGTGGCTTCCTGTACCGCTTCATCGGCTTCAACATCGGCGTGCAATTCATGGGCTACTACACCGCCGTGCTCAGCGTGCCGGCAATCGTCGCCCTGTTCGGCTGA
- a CDS encoding hydroxymethylglutaryl-CoA lyase: MTMAPAQAVKVFEVGPRDGLQNERQPLSVAARVSLIGELAATGLRYIEAGAFVSPRWVPQMAGSEEVLRQLPNDDGVRYAGLVPNLQGFQAAQRAGCREVAVFAAASEAFSRNNINCSIDESFERFAPVLQAARQASIRVRGYVSCVLGCPFSGAVAPEAVAKVARRLHELGCYEISLGDTIGAGRPDATAQLFEHCAQHVPVAALAGHFHDTWGMAIANVHAALGQGVRTFDSSVAGLGGCPYSPGASGNVATEDLLYLLHGLGYSTGVDLQAVARVGVHISAQLGTANRSRAGLALAARSASQH; the protein is encoded by the coding sequence ATGACCATGGCCCCGGCGCAAGCGGTAAAGGTGTTTGAAGTCGGCCCTCGTGACGGCCTGCAAAACGAGCGCCAGCCGTTGTCGGTGGCCGCCCGCGTAAGTTTGATCGGCGAGCTGGCGGCCACCGGCCTGCGGTATATCGAAGCCGGTGCCTTCGTGTCGCCGCGCTGGGTGCCGCAAATGGCCGGCAGCGAGGAAGTGTTGCGCCAGTTGCCCAACGACGACGGAGTTCGCTACGCAGGCCTGGTGCCCAACCTGCAAGGCTTCCAGGCCGCGCAACGGGCCGGTTGCCGCGAGGTGGCGGTGTTCGCCGCCGCCTCCGAGGCGTTCTCGCGCAACAACATCAACTGTTCCATCGATGAAAGCTTCGAACGCTTCGCCCCGGTGCTGCAAGCAGCCAGACAAGCGTCAATCCGTGTGCGCGGTTATGTATCCTGCGTGCTCGGCTGCCCGTTCAGTGGTGCGGTGGCGCCAGAGGCCGTGGCCAAGGTCGCACGGCGCCTGCACGAACTGGGCTGCTACGAGATCAGCCTGGGCGACACCATCGGTGCCGGCCGGCCAGACGCAACCGCGCAACTGTTCGAGCACTGCGCGCAGCACGTGCCGGTGGCAGCGTTGGCCGGCCATTTCCACGATACCTGGGGCATGGCCATCGCCAATGTTCATGCCGCGCTGGGGCAAGGTGTACGCACCTTCGACAGTTCGGTCGCAGGCCTTGGCGGCTGCCCCTACTCGCCCGGCGCCAGCGGCAACGTGGCCACGGAAGATTTGTTGTACCTGTTGCACGGTCTGGGCTACAGCACCGGTGTCGACCTGCAGGCCGTGGCGCGGGTTGGCGTGCACATCAGCGCCCAGCTGGGCACCGCCAACCGCTCCCGCGCCGGCCTCGCCCTGGCGGCAAGGAGCGCCAGCCAGCACTGA
- a CDS encoding hydroxymethylglutaryl-CoA reductase, degradative: MSLDSRLPAFRNLSPAARLDHIGQLLGLSHDDVSLLANAGALPMDIANGMIENVIGTFELPFAVASNFQVNGRDVLVPLVVEEPSIVAAASYMAKLARANGGFITSSSAPLMRAQVQIVGVQDPLNARLSLLRRKDEIIELANRKDQLLNSLGGGCRDIEVHTFADTPRGPMLVAHLIVDVRDAMGANTVNTMAEAVAPLMEAITGGQVRLRILSNLADLRLARAQLRITPEQLNTTEFSGEAVIEGILDAYAFAAVDPYRAATHNKGIMNGIDPLIVATGNDWRAVEAGAHAFACRTGHYGSLTTWEKDGNGHLVGTLEMPMPVGLVGGATKTHPLAQLSLRILQVKTAQDLAEIAVAVGLAQNLGAMRALATEGIQRGHMALHARNIAVVAGARGDEVDWVARQLVENHDVRADRAVALLKQKRGE, encoded by the coding sequence ATGAGCCTCGACTCCCGCCTGCCTGCTTTCCGCAACCTGTCCCCAGCCGCGCGCCTGGATCATATCGGCCAGCTACTTGGCCTGAGCCACGACGATGTCAGCCTGCTGGCCAACGCCGGCGCCCTACCGATGGACATCGCCAACGGCATGATCGAAAACGTCATCGGCACCTTCGAGCTGCCCTTTGCCGTGGCCAGCAACTTCCAGGTCAACGGCCGTGATGTGCTGGTGCCGCTGGTGGTGGAAGAACCCTCGATCGTCGCCGCGGCTTCGTACATGGCCAAGCTGGCTCGCGCCAATGGCGGCTTCATCACCTCCAGCAGCGCCCCGCTGATGCGTGCCCAGGTACAGATCGTCGGCGTCCAGGACCCGCTCAATGCGCGCCTGAGCCTGCTGCGGCGCAAGGACGAAATCATTGAGCTGGCCAACCGCAAGGACCAGTTGCTCAACAGCCTCGGCGGTGGCTGCCGCGATATCGAAGTACACACCTTCGCCGATACCCCGCGCGGCCCGATGCTGGTGGCGCACCTGATCGTCGATGTGCGCGATGCCATGGGTGCCAACACCGTCAACACCATGGCCGAGGCCGTGGCGCCGCTGATGGAAGCGATCACCGGGGGCCAGGTACGCCTGCGCATTCTGTCCAACCTCGCCGACCTGCGCCTGGCCCGGGCCCAGCTGCGCATCACCCCGGAACAATTGAATACGACCGAGTTCAGCGGCGAGGCGGTGATCGAAGGCATCCTCGACGCCTACGCCTTCGCGGCGGTCGATCCCTACCGCGCGGCCACCCACAACAAGGGCATCATGAACGGCATCGACCCGCTGATCGTCGCCACTGGCAACGACTGGCGTGCCGTTGAAGCCGGCGCCCACGCGTTTGCCTGCCGCACTGGCCACTATGGTTCGCTGACCACCTGGGAAAAGGACGGTAACGGCCACCTGGTCGGCACCCTGGAAATGCCGATGCCCGTGGGCCTGGTCGGCGGCGCCACCAAGACGCACCCGCTGGCGCAACTGTCGCTGCGCATCCTGCAGGTGAAAACCGCCCAGGATCTGGCGGAGATTGCCGTGGCCGTGGGCCTGGCGCAAAACCTCGGGGCCATGCGCGCCCTTGCCACCGAAGGTATCCAGCGCGGCCACATGGCCCTGCATGCGCGCAATATCGCCGTAGTCGCGGGCGCCCGGGGCGACGAGGTGGACTGGGTTGCCCGGCAACTGGTAGAGAACCACGATGTGCGTGCCGACCGCGCCGTAGCGCTGCTGAAACAGAAGCGCGGCGAATGA